The Tubulanus polymorphus chromosome 4, tnTubPoly1.2, whole genome shotgun sequence genomic interval CCAAAACAATAGTCATCAtatgagaaaataaaacccacgCCCTACTAAAGCGAATGTTCTAAGTACGCTAACCTACGCAGATAAAAATGATGCCAACAAGAGAATTAAGTCCGTGATATCATTTCTCGGAAAATGCTTCTTAAGGCAATAGGTCGTTGACATTAAGGTGCAAAATATCGAATAACTTAAGCCTTTTGGATAAGGACTGGTAAGACAGAAGTGTTAGACTTTTTCAGTTCTATCGCCCTCTGTTTAGCTTTTCTCGCCGCCTTCCGTTCGTCGGAACAGCACAGCAAAAAGAACAGGTACAAATCGACGATCAGCAAAATCGCGTTTTTAGCGACGAAGAACAAAATGGAACTGGTGAATAGTTTGTACGTCGACATAATGTATAATCTCATAGCGAGATACGGTCCGTCCATACATAAACACTGAAATAACAACGACCATCTCTCATCAATTAgaatattaatgtatttagAGTTTTTCGTCTGATTTCCGTCGGTTTGTTCTGTTGTCGCCTTTTGTTCCACTTCCGGCGTTTCGTCATCCCTATCTTCGGTCGCAGttaaatagaaacaaaacgGAACTAAACTCCACGTCCAAAAGGCTAAGAGAACATAAATCTCCGTGTCGCGAACTTTTTCGATTTTCATATCGCTTTGGGTTTGATAGAATTCGATGACGTCGGCGCCGTTTGCGATGAGCACCAGTAACAGTCGCGCCAAACGGAAACGATCGACGAGTTTGTTCGGCAATAAACAGCGGCCAATAACGAGCAAAATGATCATCGCTTGTTGGATACTCATTATCCACCGGAGATGAGATAGTTGTGGAATGGCGACCCGAACCTGTAAGATTCATATGCAATATAAACTATGAGTTTTATATATGATTAGAGATATACGTAATAGCTACACTTAAACACGGAGAATAGATTAGATGATAAAAACCTACTCAGTACAAATTTAGAagcaaatttgatttttgcaACCTTTTAATCAGGTGGTATTGATTGACGATCAAATGTAGTCTAACACGTCTAAGCGATATGTGAGGTTTAACAGATCCTGTATCATTCCGACTTCTTAATTCCTATTGCCACGTAAAATACTAATCGAAAACACACTACGTACGCGAGTTCGGATAGCTTCGGAAAAACCATAGCAGCGATGGTTTTTCCGAAGTTATCGGaactacattttcaaaaaccgcGGCAGTTTTTTAAAGTGTATAGAAGTGTAAGAATAGTTGAATAGATCTTACCCCAAATATTTTCTCAAAAGTGATTTCTATATCTTCGCCTTCGCAATCCTCTTTAAATCGACCGGTTGAATTGTAATTCAGAATGCATCTATTGTACTTAGTCTGCAGTAACCAAATGCAGGTAACATTCGGAATGAGAAAGAACAGGACGCACAGGCAGAACCTATAGAGAACAATTTTTCAGAACTAAGCGAGTATCATTTCATGCTTTGGTTTTACAATCTGAAGGAGATTTTCAGAAACGGATTCCAAATCTTAACCcaagaactgtgaaactaaaAACAATCAATTTGCATCAAATAACTAATTTTTCGAATATATTGGAAAGTCATATCATAATGATCCACCATACTTCAAATTCATCCGTCGAAGTAGGTATTTTTACCATTTGCTGCTTTCGACACCGTTGAATTTCTTCAACCGATAAATCCCTTCCGCGATCAGCGGCACCAGCAGGACCGTTAGTGACCAATATTGCAGTCCGTAGCCATCCACTACTCTCGAAATCGAAACCAACGCGAAACAAGCGAAAATCACCCGCACCAAAATCGCCCTCGATATGCTCGATACATCTTTACGAATACAAGCACACTTTATCGTCATCACGGTTTTCTTACTACGAGCCTGGTTCAGTTATTTCGCATCCCCCGCAGTGTCGTACGAAGAAACGTTTATATTTAACTGCTATAAACCCCGGGCGAATTTCACAGACAGTCTTAAAACTTGTAGTCATTGTGTGAATGGTCGTCAACATTGTTTATTGCAATATGTAAATAGTTTACTTCgactgaaattttcaaaacctgTTTTACATGCACGTACTGTAATAGGGattattcaaagatttataacGTTGAAGAGAATATTTTCAAGATCACTGAAAGTTCACAACATGTTTTGTTGCTTTGTGGCACTGTTCATACATGAAAGCAGAATATCTATCAGAACTGTTCACTGGAATGTTCGCTGGCGTCATAATTTCATATCTTCTTCATCTGGACCTGTTTTCATTCTGCCTTCAATTTCGTGCATTGGAGAATTGCCACGATTAGCGCAAAATCGAAAAGAGGAACTAATAAATGCTTCCCATAGCTTTTGAAACTTGGTTTATTGATAACCATTTGTTTAAAAGAATGGTTCTgctgtaatgtttttatacgaCGGCGGATTTTGAATGGACTGGCAATTACAGATTCAAACTCTACCGATCATCAGGTTCACAGATATTTCGGAATCGGAACGCTTCGAAAAAAGATTTCGGAATCGGTAAAAACCAATCATTCAACCTGCTTCAGAAATCGCataaatcatttaatattaaGAATACTACTCATTCATGATTGCTGATGATAAGCTTGTGAAAACGAAAAACCATTCAGTGACGTATATAAGACCATGTACATGTGTGTATACGTATATGAACAACAAAAATGAATGTTTAACTAAGGCAAATATGATTAGTATAAATCAGAATATATGtagaattaaaaatcaatacaATATTTGTTCCGGTGCCATTAATTGTGATAAGATAAATATGTTTTAGCTATTTTTTTCGATTTGAGGCCTCACAAATTCTGTTGGTGCTCCTCTTGTGGATATGACCATCATGTGgagaatcattatttcatttgcTGTTTTCTTTTCGGGAATATTGAGTCATATTGTTGATCCTGAAGTAAGTTTTGGATTGAAACGGATCTTAAAGCTCAGGTTTCGGGGCAGATTTTTATCGAGCCTTTATCATTCTCAGTTATTTCCTAACAATAATACCATTTTAATCTACTCTATTTGAAGTGTTCTTTTCGATTCTTCGACGAAAAATCTTGTGTGTGAACCTAGCGTTATGCTTTCTTGTTGGATATGAATGCTAAAAT includes:
- the LOC141904143 gene encoding transmembrane protein 26-like isoform X1 → MTIKCACIRKDVSSISRAILVRVIFACFALVSISRVVDGYGLQYWSLTVLLVPLIAEGIYRLKKFNGVESSKWFCLCVLFFLIPNVTCIWLLQTKYNRCILNYNSTGRFKEDCEGEDIEITFEKIFGVRVAIPQLSHLRWIMSIQQAMIILLVIGRCLLPNKLVDRFRLARLLLVLIANGADVIEFYQTQSDMKIEKVRDTEIYVLLAFWTWSLVPFCFYLTATEDRDDETPEVEQKATTEQTDGNQTKNSKYINILIDERWSLLFQCLCMDGPYLAMRLYIMSTYKLFTSSILFFVAKNAILLIVDLYLFFLLCCSDERKAARKAKQRAIELKKSNTSVLPVLIQKA
- the LOC141904143 gene encoding transmembrane protein 26-like isoform X2 is translated as MNLKFCLCVLFFLIPNVTCIWLLQTKYNRCILNYNSTGRFKEDCEGEDIEITFEKIFGVRVAIPQLSHLRWIMSIQQAMIILLVIGRCLLPNKLVDRFRLARLLLVLIANGADVIEFYQTQSDMKIEKVRDTEIYVLLAFWTWSLVPFCFYLTATEDRDDETPEVEQKATTEQTDGNQTKNSKYINILIDERWSLLFQCLCMDGPYLAMRLYIMSTYKLFTSSILFFVAKNAILLIVDLYLFFLLCCSDERKAARKAKQRAIELKKSNTSVLPVLIQKA